One region of Chryseobacterium sp. SORGH_AS_0447 genomic DNA includes:
- the lysS gene encoding lysine--tRNA ligase, with product MQLSEQEIIRREKLNKLVEMGINAFPADEYVITDTTESIKQEFAESKQVKIAGRLMSRRIQGKASFAELQDSTGRIQVYFNRDEICTGEDKTLYNEVYKHLLDIGDIIGVEGELFTTQVGEKTVLVKNFILLTKSLRPLPQPRTDENGVVYDAFNDPEMRYRQRYVDLTVNPQVKEVFVKRTKLFNAMRTFFNDAGYFEVETPILQAIPGGAAARPFITHHNALDIPLYLRIANELYLKRLIVGGFDGVYEFSKNFRNEGMDRTHNPEFTAMEIYVAYKDYNWMMDFTEKLLEFCAIQVNGTTKATFGEHEVDFKAPYQRISMTDAILKFTGFDITGKTEQELFDFAKSIGIEVNETMGKGKLIDEIFGEKCEGNFIQPTFITDYPIEMSPLTKKHRSKEGLTERFELMVCGKEIANAYSELNDPIDQRERFEDQLKLSEKGDDEAGQFIDEDFLRALEYGMPPTSGLGIGMDRLIMFLTNNASIQEVLFFPQMRPEKAVPQIELGEDEKVIIEILNSREEVFSLAEVKERSQLSGKKWDKASKILTKNNLVKVEKTDDSILMRLV from the coding sequence ATGCAATTATCAGAACAAGAAATCATTAGAAGAGAAAAGCTGAATAAGCTTGTTGAAATGGGAATTAATGCATTCCCGGCGGATGAATATGTCATTACGGATACTACAGAATCTATAAAACAGGAATTCGCAGAAAGTAAACAGGTGAAGATTGCTGGAAGACTGATGTCCAGAAGAATTCAGGGGAAAGCTTCTTTTGCTGAATTGCAGGATTCTACAGGCAGAATCCAGGTTTATTTTAACAGGGATGAAATCTGTACCGGGGAAGACAAAACATTATATAACGAAGTCTACAAGCACCTTTTGGACATAGGTGACATCATCGGGGTAGAAGGGGAACTGTTCACTACGCAGGTAGGTGAAAAAACCGTTTTGGTAAAGAATTTTATCCTTCTTACCAAGTCTCTCCGACCTCTTCCGCAACCGAGAACCGACGAAAACGGAGTAGTGTACGATGCTTTCAACGATCCGGAAATGAGATACAGACAGCGTTATGTAGATTTAACCGTTAACCCACAGGTAAAGGAGGTTTTCGTGAAGAGAACAAAACTCTTCAATGCCATGAGAACTTTCTTCAACGATGCCGGATATTTTGAAGTAGAAACTCCGATTCTACAGGCCATCCCGGGTGGAGCGGCAGCAAGGCCGTTCATTACCCATCATAATGCTTTGGATATTCCTTTATATTTAAGAATTGCCAACGAATTGTATCTGAAAAGACTGATCGTAGGCGGATTCGATGGGGTATACGAATTCTCCAAAAACTTCAGAAATGAAGGGATGGATAGAACGCACAACCCGGAATTTACCGCTATGGAAATCTATGTGGCCTATAAGGATTACAACTGGATGATGGATTTCACGGAGAAATTATTGGAATTCTGCGCCATTCAGGTAAACGGGACTACCAAAGCGACATTCGGAGAGCATGAGGTTGATTTCAAAGCGCCTTACCAAAGAATTTCAATGACGGATGCGATCCTGAAATTTACAGGTTTCGACATTACAGGTAAAACGGAGCAGGAACTTTTCGATTTTGCCAAATCAATTGGTATTGAGGTAAACGAAACTATGGGTAAAGGAAAATTAATCGATGAAATTTTCGGTGAGAAATGTGAAGGAAACTTCATTCAGCCGACCTTTATCACCGATTACCCGATTGAAATGTCACCCCTGACCAAAAAGCATAGAAGTAAAGAAGGCCTTACAGAGCGTTTTGAATTAATGGTTTGCGGAAAGGAAATTGCCAACGCATATTCCGAACTTAATGATCCAATCGACCAGAGAGAGCGTTTTGAAGACCAGCTGAAACTATCTGAGAAAGGAGATGATGAGGCAGGACAGTTTATCGATGAAGATTTCCTTAGAGCACTGGAATACGGAATGCCGCCAACTTCAGGATTAGGAATCGGTATGGACCGATTGATTATGTTCCTTACCAATAATGCTTCCATCCAGGAGGTACTGTTCTTCCCGCAGATGAGACCTGAGAAAGCTGTTCCTCAGATCGAGCTTGGAGAAGATGAAAAAGTAATTATCGAAATCCTCAACTCCCGCGAAGAGGTATTTTCACTGGCCGAGGTAAAAGAAAGAAGCCAACTGTCCGGTAAAAAATGGGATAAAGCTTCCAAAATTTTAACGAAGAATAACCTGGTAAAAGTAGAAAAGACCGACGATAGTATTTTGATGAGATTGGTTTAG
- a CDS encoding c-type cytochrome, with protein MKNLFLAGGMAMLMFSCSKKETPSADPGSGTTSASEPGKISLSGDQLIQTLDCSGCHAVNERMIGPSYQEIAGKYSEKDTELLASKIIEGGSGVWGGVPMSPHPQVSKEDAKKMVQYILSLKK; from the coding sequence ATGAAAAATCTGTTTTTAGCAGGAGGTATGGCCATGCTGATGTTTTCCTGTTCTAAAAAAGAAACCCCTTCCGCTGATCCCGGTTCCGGAACCACATCGGCTTCAGAGCCCGGGAAAATCAGCCTTTCCGGAGACCAGCTTATTCAGACACTGGACTGTTCCGGTTGTCATGCCGTGAACGAACGGATGATCGGACCTTCGTATCAGGAAATTGCAGGCAAATATTCTGAAAAGGATACCGAACTGCTTGCTTCCAAGATCATCGAAGGGGGAAGCGGAGTCTGGGGCGGGGTTCCCATGTCCCCTCATCCGCAGGTCTCTAAAGAAGATGCTAAAAAAATGGTGCAGTATATTTTAAGCCTGAAAAAGTAA
- the gyrB gene encoding DNA topoisomerase (ATP-hydrolyzing) subunit B has product MSQKQYTASSIQALEGMEHVRMRPSMYIGDVGVRGLHHLVYEVVDNSIDEALAGYCDTIFVSIKEGNGVEVSDNGRGIPVDFHEKEQKSALEVVMTKIGAGGKFDKDSYKVSGGLHGVGVSCVNALSNEMVTTVYRDGNIYQQIYSRGKAQTGVEEIGHSDQRGTKQFFQPDDSIFTELVYNYDTLASRLRELSYLNKGITITLTDEREKLEDGSFRSEVFHSEGGLKEFVAYIDGNRESIMENVIFMEGERDDIPVEVAMRYNTSFTENLHSYVNNINTHEGGTHLAGFRRALTRTLKKYADDLGLPAKEKVEITGDDFREGLTAVVSVKVMEPQFEGQTKTKLGNSEVSGAVDKIVGEMLTNFLEENPNEAKIIVQKVVLAAKARQAAKKAREMVQRKSPMGGSGLPGKLSDCSSKDPAESEIFLVEGDSAGGTAKQGRDRFFQAILPLRGKILNVEKSMLHKVYDNEEIKNIYTALGVSVGTEEDSKALNMAKLRYHKIVIMTDADIDGSHISTLILTFFFRYMKELIENGYIYIAQPPLYLLKKGNKKQYAYNEKEREEFTLEMSPDGKGVEVQRYKGLGEMNPEQLWETTLNPEHRILKQVTIDNAVEADNVFSMLMGDEVPPRREFIEKNAKYAKIDA; this is encoded by the coding sequence ATGAGTCAGAAACAATATACAGCTAGTAGTATTCAGGCATTGGAAGGGATGGAGCACGTACGTATGCGTCCTTCGATGTACATTGGTGATGTGGGAGTAAGAGGTCTCCATCATTTGGTTTATGAAGTAGTAGATAACTCTATAGACGAGGCGTTGGCAGGATACTGCGACACCATCTTCGTCAGCATTAAGGAAGGAAACGGAGTCGAGGTTAGCGATAACGGTAGAGGGATCCCGGTGGATTTCCACGAAAAAGAACAAAAATCTGCGCTTGAAGTTGTAATGACCAAAATCGGAGCCGGAGGTAAATTCGATAAAGATTCCTATAAAGTTTCCGGAGGTCTTCACGGAGTTGGGGTATCGTGTGTAAACGCACTTTCCAATGAAATGGTGACTACCGTTTACAGAGACGGCAACATTTATCAGCAGATCTATTCCAGAGGAAAAGCGCAGACCGGTGTTGAAGAAATCGGCCACAGCGACCAACGGGGAACCAAGCAGTTTTTCCAGCCGGATGATTCCATCTTTACGGAACTGGTTTATAATTATGATACTTTAGCAAGCCGCTTAAGAGAGCTTTCTTATTTAAATAAAGGAATTACCATTACCCTTACCGATGAAAGGGAAAAGCTGGAAGACGGATCTTTCAGATCAGAAGTCTTCCATTCCGAAGGAGGATTGAAAGAGTTTGTTGCCTACATCGACGGAAACCGTGAGTCTATCATGGAAAACGTAATTTTCATGGAAGGTGAAAGAGATGATATTCCGGTAGAAGTGGCGATGCGTTACAATACTTCATTTACGGAAAACCTTCACTCGTATGTTAATAACATCAATACCCATGAAGGAGGTACCCACCTTGCCGGTTTCAGACGTGCTTTAACGAGAACCCTGAAAAAATACGCTGATGATTTGGGACTTCCTGCTAAGGAAAAAGTTGAAATTACAGGTGATGACTTCCGTGAAGGATTAACGGCTGTGGTTTCCGTAAAAGTGATGGAGCCTCAGTTTGAAGGACAGACCAAAACCAAATTAGGAAACTCCGAAGTTTCCGGTGCGGTTGATAAGATCGTAGGGGAAATGCTGACTAACTTTTTGGAAGAAAATCCTAACGAAGCTAAGATTATCGTACAGAAAGTAGTATTGGCAGCGAAAGCCAGACAGGCAGCGAAAAAAGCCCGTGAAATGGTACAGAGAAAATCTCCGATGGGAGGTTCCGGACTTCCGGGAAAACTGTCCGACTGCTCTTCAAAAGATCCTGCCGAATCTGAAATCTTCCTGGTAGAGGGAGATTCCGCGGGAGGAACAGCCAAGCAGGGCCGCGACAGGTTCTTCCAGGCGATCCTTCCGTTGAGAGGTAAAATCCTAAACGTTGAAAAATCAATGCTTCACAAAGTATACGACAACGAAGAAATCAAGAATATCTATACAGCGCTGGGAGTTTCCGTAGGAACGGAAGAAGACAGCAAAGCTTTGAATATGGCCAAACTGAGATATCATAAAATCGTTATCATGACCGATGCCGATATTGACGGTTCCCACATTTCAACGTTGATTTTAACATTCTTCTTCAGATACATGAAGGAACTTATCGAAAACGGTTATATTTATATTGCCCAGCCGCCTTTATATCTGTTGAAAAAAGGAAACAAAAAGCAGTATGCTTATAACGAAAAAGAACGTGAAGAGTTTACTTTGGAAATGTCTCCGGATGGTAAAGGAGTAGAGGTACAGCGTTACAAAGGTCTTGGGGAAATGAACCCGGAGCAGCTTTGGGAGACGACACTTAATCCTGAACACAGAATCTTAAAGCAGGTAACGATTGATAACGCCGTGGAAGCGGATAACGTTTTCTCCATGCTGATGGGTGATGAGGTTCCGCCGAGAAGGGAATTTATCGAGAAGAATGCTAAGTATGCCAAAATTGATGCATAA
- a CDS encoding T9SS type A sorting domain-containing protein: MKKSFITALALVASMSYAQLNLVSDSNFGNNSIVNLNPGLSGFLSYHFVNNKIIVQNFDMSTSNLTDSRITMLGTDGSIDSSFGTAGSFGCPLAYGTAGTDDFVHNSGTADMMMFSGKKFHYNGTLDQNYGTAGQTEILANEVYRKVLPNGNLLIRTTNSIYQLNPSGQLDSTFGTNGTMACNSTLSNYTNTIFSNHEKFVALHSGNSIMEYESNNSSLRKMNYTTGNYDTSFGVNGNAQYNTGPSSTIMKFCMMTDNSLVNYLFEENDPSVKFLTKTLPSGMLDTSFGSNGRIDLPDNLNGTNLLYVQDFAVVNNQVVIPVLDNSYPKKLFLLSADSNNLSTINGQPLLDTGITTQIINPDDKISISVKDNYLYLMISPRIIKRYVISNAVLGVKENDPGIDVQFANPFKDELNLITHEEIKSVEIFDRNGRLILESKSSKNINTSGLQKDIYIIKIITQKDKVISKKGMKL; this comes from the coding sequence ATGAAAAAATCATTTATTACCGCGTTAGCGTTAGTGGCTTCAATGTCCTACGCTCAACTTAACCTTGTATCAGATTCTAATTTCGGGAACAACAGCATTGTCAATCTTAATCCCGGCCTGAGCGGATTTCTCTCTTACCACTTTGTCAATAACAAAATTATCGTTCAGAATTTTGACATGTCGACCTCCAACCTTACAGATTCCAGAATTACCATGCTCGGTACGGACGGCAGCATTGATTCATCTTTTGGGACAGCAGGTTCATTTGGCTGTCCGCTGGCCTATGGAACGGCAGGCACCGACGATTTTGTTCACAATTCCGGTACTGCCGATATGATGATGTTTTCGGGGAAAAAATTCCACTACAACGGAACTTTGGATCAGAATTACGGAACAGCCGGGCAAACGGAAATCCTCGCCAATGAAGTGTATCGGAAGGTACTGCCAAACGGAAATCTGCTCATCAGAACCACCAACAGTATTTATCAGCTCAACCCGTCCGGACAGCTTGATTCCACTTTTGGGACTAACGGAACGATGGCCTGCAACAGTACTTTATCCAATTATACCAATACAATCTTTAGCAATCATGAAAAATTTGTAGCCTTGCATTCCGGCAATTCAATTATGGAATATGAATCAAACAATTCATCGCTCCGCAAAATGAATTACACGACGGGAAATTACGACACCAGCTTTGGGGTAAACGGAAATGCGCAGTATAATACAGGACCTTCATCCACCATAATGAAGTTTTGTATGATGACGGATAACTCCTTGGTTAATTATCTGTTTGAGGAAAATGATCCATCTGTAAAATTTCTTACCAAAACCTTACCTTCCGGTATGCTTGATACTTCATTTGGTTCTAACGGGAGGATAGATCTTCCGGATAATCTCAACGGAACCAATCTTTTATATGTCCAGGATTTTGCAGTGGTAAACAATCAGGTGGTTATACCGGTCCTTGACAACAGTTATCCCAAAAAGCTCTTTCTTCTGAGCGCTGACAGCAATAATCTAAGCACAATCAACGGCCAACCCCTTTTAGATACAGGCATTACAACACAGATAATAAATCCTGACGACAAAATTTCCATTTCAGTGAAGGATAATTATTTGTATTTGATGATCAGCCCAAGAATTATTAAGAGGTATGTAATTTCAAATGCTGTGCTGGGAGTAAAAGAAAATGATCCAGGGATAGACGTTCAGTTCGCTAATCCATTTAAAGATGAACTGAATTTGATCACGCATGAAGAAATAAAGTCTGTAGAAATTTTCGACAGAAACGGACGGTTGATCCTTGAAAGCAAATCCTCAAAAAACATCAATACTTCCGGTCTTCAAAAAGATATTTATATTATTAAAATTATAACCCAGAAAGATAAAGTCATTTCCAAAAAAGGAATGAAGCTGTAA
- a CDS encoding OmpA family protein, with protein MRILIILIFLGLNSKAQMLTSVYFDYNSARLSRDSEKKLDSLSRLNTMLKFRIFGNCDVSGTSDYNKKLSENRAHAVSAYLQKKIGRNIELQSVTGLGKEKQINDNSTEELRRKNRRVDVFIDRVMAPGEIRAGKAFASFFSKKISEMKVKDTFSLPDVNFIGGRHIWLPKGNKVLAQLAGILKDHPSVEVELQGHICCDYDNFDGEDLDLKTFNLSFTRANAIKEFLEQQGISPSRIKATGQGHLNPVVYPERKEEDFSKNRRVEIVLLKK; from the coding sequence ATGAGAATTCTTATCATATTGATTTTCTTAGGTCTGAACAGTAAAGCGCAGATGCTGACCTCCGTTTATTTTGATTATAACAGCGCCAGACTCAGCCGGGACTCAGAAAAGAAACTCGATAGTCTAAGCCGTTTGAATACAATGTTGAAATTTAGGATATTCGGAAACTGTGATGTTTCCGGAACTTCGGATTACAATAAAAAACTATCGGAAAACCGGGCCCACGCAGTTAGTGCTTACCTGCAGAAAAAGATCGGCCGAAATATTGAATTGCAAAGTGTGACCGGCCTGGGAAAAGAAAAGCAGATCAATGACAACAGTACGGAAGAGCTGCGAAGAAAAAACAGAAGGGTAGATGTGTTTATTGACAGGGTAATGGCTCCAGGAGAAATCAGAGCAGGAAAAGCATTTGCCAGTTTCTTCAGCAAAAAAATTTCAGAAATGAAAGTGAAAGATACCTTTTCCCTTCCGGATGTCAACTTTATCGGAGGCCGCCACATCTGGCTTCCCAAAGGGAATAAAGTACTGGCTCAGCTCGCCGGTATTCTGAAAGACCACCCGTCCGTAGAAGTGGAGCTTCAGGGGCATATTTGCTGTGACTATGATAATTTCGACGGTGAGGATCTTGATCTGAAAACCTTCAACCTGTCTTTTACAAGGGCAAATGCCATCAAGGAGTTTCTGGAACAGCAGGGAATCAGCCCTTCGCGGATAAAAGCAACCGGGCAGGGACATCTCAATCCTGTTGTTTATCCCGAACGTAAGGAAGAAGATTTCAGCAAAAACAGGAGAGTTGAGATTGTTCTGCTTAAAAAATAA
- a CDS encoding cytochrome ubiquinol oxidase subunit I, which produces MDDFLAARAQMAMSLGFHIIFSCVGMVMPFLMAFAHWKYLKTKNEVYKGLTKAWSKGVAILFATGAVSGTMLSFELGLLWPQFMKHAGPIFGMPFSLEGTAFFIEAIAIGFFLYGWERFNKWFHWFCGFLVGVSGLASGILVVAANAWMNSPAGFDYINGQYLNIDPIKAMFNDAWFSQALHMTVAAFCATGFAVAGVHAFLILRKKNVEFHTKAFKIAAGFALIGAFGAPLTGDTAAKSVAERQPIKLAAMEAHFETEKGAAFVIGGIPDEKKEEIKYAIKIPKLLSFLVSSDFNSEVKGLKDFPRDEWPPIAVVHYAFQTMIFFGVIMIIIGAIYLYASFFKKEWLTKRWLLKTFLIATPFGYIALEAGWTVTEVGRQPWIIYGIMRTAEAVTPMPGIQYSFYFFTAVFASLSILMAFLLSRQIKMVPKLYDPTDPQFNPKSKES; this is translated from the coding sequence ATGGACGACTTTCTAGCAGCACGTGCTCAAATGGCAATGTCACTGGGTTTTCACATCATTTTTTCCTGTGTCGGCATGGTGATGCCTTTTCTGATGGCCTTTGCCCATTGGAAGTATCTGAAAACAAAAAATGAGGTATATAAAGGGCTTACCAAAGCCTGGAGCAAAGGGGTTGCCATTCTTTTTGCAACGGGAGCGGTTTCCGGGACGATGCTTTCTTTTGAACTGGGCCTCCTCTGGCCGCAATTCATGAAACACGCCGGACCGATTTTCGGAATGCCTTTTTCGCTCGAAGGGACCGCATTTTTTATTGAAGCCATTGCTATCGGATTTTTCCTTTACGGATGGGAACGCTTCAACAAATGGTTCCACTGGTTCTGCGGGTTTCTCGTCGGGGTAAGCGGGCTGGCTTCGGGAATTCTTGTGGTTGCCGCCAATGCCTGGATGAATTCCCCTGCCGGATTCGACTATATCAACGGACAATACCTCAACATCGATCCCATTAAAGCCATGTTTAATGATGCCTGGTTTTCACAGGCTTTACATATGACCGTAGCTGCCTTCTGTGCAACCGGATTTGCCGTTGCAGGAGTACATGCTTTTCTGATCTTAAGAAAAAAGAATGTTGAATTTCATACCAAAGCATTTAAGATTGCTGCAGGTTTTGCGCTGATCGGAGCCTTCGGAGCACCTCTCACCGGTGATACGGCAGCTAAATCGGTGGCGGAAAGACAACCGATCAAACTCGCAGCGATGGAGGCGCATTTTGAAACGGAAAAAGGGGCAGCCTTCGTGATCGGCGGTATTCCTGATGAAAAAAAAGAAGAAATAAAATACGCCATCAAAATTCCGAAATTACTGAGCTTCCTGGTAAGCAGCGATTTTAATTCGGAAGTAAAAGGGCTTAAAGATTTTCCCAGAGATGAGTGGCCTCCAATAGCCGTCGTTCATTATGCCTTCCAGACCATGATTTTCTTTGGAGTGATCATGATTATTATTGGAGCCATCTACCTGTATGCTTCGTTTTTCAAAAAGGAATGGCTTACCAAAAGATGGCTGCTGAAAACATTTTTAATTGCTACCCCTTTCGGATATATCGCACTGGAAGCCGGCTGGACGGTAACGGAAGTCGGACGGCAACCGTGGATTATTTACGGAATCATGCGTACCGCGGAGGCCGTAACGCCAATGCCGGGCATACAGTATTCGTTTTATTTCTTTACCGCAGTTTTTGCATCGCTTTCGATCCTGATGGCCTTTTTACTGAGCCGCCAGATCAAAATGGTACCGAAATTATATGATCCTACGGATCCTCAGTTTAATCCTAAAAGCAAAGAATCATGA
- a CDS encoding cytochrome d ubiquinol oxidase subunit II: protein MIYVVIGFLWLSICLYVILGGADFGAGIVELVTKKKNRPKTQVIMYESIAPVWEANHMWLIIAIVILFVGFPEVYTTLSTYLHIPLVLMLIGIIARGTSFTFRHYDAVKDEWQKVYTQIFYFSSLLTPFFLGLIAAATISRSIQPNADNFLDLYIFSWLNWFGVAVGLFTISICAYLASIFALRETCDRMELKLMIKKSKQTMVFVVIAGILVFLTAYISGIPLVMWVFSKPLGIMATTFATICLVLILRAMHTGKLLSVRALAGFQVIMILVAATYQHNPNIILFGNGQHLSLLEHVAAPKTINALAWALMLGSVFILPFLFYLMVSFTKQRRKLKETAKPETPIKP from the coding sequence ATGATTTACGTCGTAATAGGTTTTCTCTGGCTGTCCATCTGCCTGTATGTTATTCTGGGAGGTGCCGATTTCGGTGCAGGGATTGTGGAGCTGGTTACCAAAAAGAAGAACAGGCCGAAAACTCAGGTCATTATGTATGAATCGATTGCGCCGGTCTGGGAAGCCAATCATATGTGGCTGATTATCGCCATCGTTATTCTGTTTGTAGGATTCCCTGAAGTGTACACTACCCTTTCCACGTACCTTCATATTCCGCTGGTGCTTATGCTGATCGGGATTATTGCAAGGGGAACTTCCTTTACCTTCCGGCATTATGATGCCGTAAAAGACGAGTGGCAAAAAGTATACACGCAAATTTTCTATTTCTCGAGCCTGCTGACGCCATTCTTTTTGGGACTGATTGCTGCCGCTACGATCTCACGTTCCATTCAGCCTAATGCCGATAATTTTCTGGATCTTTATATTTTCAGCTGGCTCAACTGGTTTGGAGTGGCTGTGGGATTGTTTACCATATCGATCTGTGCCTATCTGGCCTCTATTTTTGCGTTAAGGGAAACCTGCGACCGCATGGAACTGAAACTGATGATTAAAAAGTCCAAGCAGACAATGGTTTTTGTAGTTATTGCAGGAATTCTGGTCTTTCTGACAGCCTATATTTCCGGAATCCCGCTGGTAATGTGGGTATTTTCAAAACCTTTGGGTATTATGGCCACCACCTTTGCCACGATCTGCCTGGTTCTGATCCTCAGAGCTATGCATACCGGAAAACTGCTTTCCGTACGTGCACTGGCCGGCTTTCAGGTGATTATGATTCTTGTGGCGGCTACTTATCAGCACAACCCCAACATTATCCTGTTTGGCAACGGGCAGCATCTGTCGCTTCTGGAGCATGTCGCCGCCCCGAAAACGATTAATGCCTTAGCATGGGCCTTAATGCTGGGATCTGTCTTTATCCTTCCTTTTCTGTTTTACCTGATGGTTTCTTTCACTAAACAGCGTAGAAAACTGAAGGAAACGGCAAAACCTGAAACACCGATTAAGCCGTAA
- the rlmF gene encoding 23S rRNA (adenine(1618)-N(6))-methyltransferase RlmF gives MAEKSNLHPRNLHKDPYDFDQLISCVPELKHYVFVNAYQSVTINFSLPKAVKLLNKALLLHFYKVQYWDIPDSNLCPPIPGRADYIHYIADLLAESFGEVPEGSKIQGLDIGTGANLVYPLIAHRSYGWSMLGTDINEDSLRNAGQILDHNLDLLPAICLKKQPEADHIFKNIIEPEDRFAFSMCNPPFHDSEATALKGNLRKTKNLSKSKVRNPLLNFGGQQSELWCEGGELAFITKMIQESTLYSSQVLWFTSLVSKKDHLFKLTSLLKKVKTTEFKMVEMAQGQKISRMLAWTFVPKHNRSQWLHDNIR, from the coding sequence ATGGCTGAAAAGTCCAATCTGCATCCCAGAAACTTACATAAGGATCCGTATGATTTCGATCAGCTGATTTCCTGTGTACCGGAATTAAAACATTATGTTTTTGTGAACGCTTATCAAAGTGTAACGATCAATTTCAGCCTTCCGAAAGCTGTTAAGCTGCTGAACAAGGCTTTACTGTTACACTTTTATAAGGTTCAGTATTGGGATATTCCCGATTCCAATCTCTGTCCGCCGATTCCCGGAAGGGCAGATTACATCCATTATATTGCCGATTTGCTGGCAGAGTCTTTCGGGGAGGTACCAGAAGGCTCAAAGATTCAGGGGCTGGACATCGGAACCGGAGCCAATCTGGTATATCCTTTAATCGCGCACCGTTCATATGGCTGGTCTATGCTCGGAACCGATATTAATGAAGACTCTTTACGCAATGCAGGTCAGATCTTGGACCACAATCTAGATTTGTTGCCGGCTATTTGTCTGAAAAAACAGCCGGAAGCGGATCACATTTTTAAAAATATCATAGAACCCGAAGACCGGTTTGCCTTTTCCATGTGCAACCCGCCGTTTCATGATTCCGAAGCTACTGCTTTAAAAGGAAATCTGAGAAAAACAAAGAATCTCAGCAAGTCGAAAGTCCGTAATCCATTACTGAATTTTGGCGGACAACAGTCGGAGCTGTGGTGTGAGGGCGGTGAACTGGCATTTATTACGAAAATGATTCAGGAGAGCACATTATATTCTTCACAGGTTCTTTGGTTTACCAGTCTGGTCTCCAAAAAAGATCATCTTTTTAAGCTGACTTCTCTTTTGAAGAAAGTAAAAACTACAGAATTCAAGATGGTTGAAATGGCCCAGGGGCAGAAGATCAGCAGGATGCTGGCATGGACATTCGTTCCGAAACACAACCGAAGCCAATGGCTTCACGATAACATAAGGTAA